A portion of the Diprion similis isolate iyDipSimi1 chromosome 4, iyDipSimi1.1, whole genome shotgun sequence genome contains these proteins:
- the LOC124405853 gene encoding uncharacterized protein LOC124405853 isoform X1 — MWRVILVSLLAQCLCADQVSYGTSSFLQSSSSSNQQQHQQQWSWQDTGKDLLAAANTEQEEAFHPVTFNAPDALQQGQQQSDLQNVDTNYPQYNPNVQQDSSGVAEAFEQHGIQSVDTVIDDILVSNRQGRNLEGYDEVYSDPNVKSALQLGNDTVARAYIKDKLCSLGLMNCDNPEGRRPYYSPHRDIQPQEIIYAQPVTIKPVGRPLPAIPVKRPYGPPRPVPVPPGFSSGPPGPIYSGPSGPFNGPPGSFSGPPPSFSGPSYGPPPSFSGPYSGFKKPGPIYDSKPIYEGGSSFDGGLEYEDKFIDKKQLVLNQGLGSGVQQHVHHHYHHGEDANNGGKAPTVVVNNPGVVSGTPGSIIGPGPVGNNGFNNYGYGHGGGSYGSGGGFGNSFNEFESFKKEFKIKTPSSGNNLIGSGSSNYADRYPSYEKPRQDPAFSTGNINKGFSTNNYETGKQFNSGFGNSQYDSSSSSSYNGFGSSNSFGSNSNNFGSNSNGNFGSGNGFGSNNGFGSSNGGIDSGFSSSSYDDCVCVPYEQCPTVDQLGRKDDLYLAIDPRNLGKNIEAETVEAVLTDGNGTMSVVRVPKGVNVTEEAEHTMEENKKALEANAEKTDNKDETKRSKRDVKEVADEKVKKTDAQGRLVVGDLDSSKLNLKPTWGVSFGLPQGGAGYPINPYGGDSLVNPYPGYGGGSQGLNLGLVSVNPLVAVQVTKDEYGDKVVKPFVNLHVTPNHGLVNKLGDLLSYKKQILLGKPGGHYYPQQYPIGPPIYEKPFGHHYPSHGGGFGVVYPSRPHYHHQPVYKPHYSEGPYGQPGFGQGPGGYYREDNDNDYDYSGEYGDYTEDYYRNVRANDTQKNVGAYNEKLQSSYDSAENDWNPSSSSRAQNVQSQKKGDERGGRVAFPERRKRDVNQVEQLAQERQFGRPPVCGPRHVCCRKQQINSGRPSRNGQCGVRNSQGINGRIKTPSHIDGDSEFGEYPWQVAILKKDPSESVYVCGGTLIGPRHILTAAHCIKTHNGRDLRARLGEWDVNHDVEFFPYIERDIVSVIVHPEFYAGTLYNDLAILKLDHDIDFERNPHISPACLPNRHDDFTGTRCWTTGWGKDAFGDFGKYQNILKEVDVPVLSNAVCENQMRKTRLGYSFNLHPGFICAGGEEGKDACKGDGGGPMVCERQGRWQLAGVVSWGIGCGQAGVPGVYARVSHYLDWIRQITSQF; from the exons ATGTGGCGAGTTATACTGGTGAGCCTGCTGGCGCAGTGCTTGTGTGCTGATCAAGTTTCATACGGCACATCATCGTTCCTCCAAAGTTCCTCATCTTCAAaccaacaacaacatcaacaGCAATGGTCGTGGCAAGATACGGGTAAGGACCTGCTCGCTGCAGCGAACACAGAACAGGAAGAGGCCTTTCACCCAGTGACCTTCAATGCACCTGATGCCCTCCAGCAAGGACAACAGCAAAGTGATCTGCAGAACGTCGATACGAACTATCCACAGTACAACCCCAATGTACAGCAAGATAGTAGCGGTGTGGCTGAGGCCTTTGAACAGCATGGCATTCAATCG GTAGACACTGTCATTGATGATATTCTCGTATCGAATCGACAGGGTCGCAACTTGGAAGGCTACGACGAAGTATACTCAGATCCGAACGTAAAAAGCGCTCTTCAACTTGGCAATGACACCGTAGCACGTGCCTACATCAAGGATAAGCTGTGCTCGCTTGGCCTCATGAAC tGTGACAATCCCGAAGGAAGACGTCCATATTACTCTCCACACAGAGACATCCAGCCACAGGAAATCATTTACGCACAACCTGTCACCATCAAACCTGTTGGAAGGCCTCTTCCCGCAATTCCAGTGAAACGCCCGTACGGACCACCGAGGCCAGTGCCTGTTCCTCCAGGCTTTAGCTCTGGTCCTCCGGGACCGATATACTCTGGACCATCAGGGCCCTTCAATGGACCTCCTGGATCCTTTTCTGGACCACCCCCGTCATTCTCAGGACCGAGCTATGGACCTCCGCCCAGTTTTAGTGGCCCGTACTCGGGCTTCAAGAAGCCGGGACCAATCTATGACTCCAAACCCATCTACGAGGGTGGATCTTCATTCGATGGAGGGCTTGAGTACGAAGACAAGTTCATTGACAAGAAACAACTCGTCCTTAATCAGGGATTGGGGTCCGGAGTGCAGCAACATGTCCATCACCACTACCATCATGGTGAAGATGCCAACAACGGAGGCAAGGCTCCAACTGTTGTGGTCAACAACCCTGGCGTAGTGTCTGGGACTCCCGGTTCCATCATTGGACCTGGTCCCGTTGGTAATAACGGATTTAATAATTACGGATACGGACATGGGGGTGGCAGTTACGGTAGCGGCGGGGGATTCGGGAACTCCTTCAATGAGttcgaaagtttcaaaaaagagTTCAAAATCAAGACTCCGTCCTCTGGCAACAATCTGATCGGCTCTGGAAGTAGCAATTACGCGGATAGATATCCGAGCTACGAAAAACCGCGACAGGATCCAGCCTTCAGCACTGGCAATATTAACAAAGGATTCTCAACAAACAATTACGAGACCGGCAAGCAGTTCAATTCCGGATTTGGCAACAGCCAATACGACTCCAGTTCATCGTCATCGTATAACGGTTTCGGGTCCAGCAACAGTTTCGGGTCAAATAGCAACAACTTTGGGTCTAACAGTAACGGAAACTTCGGATCCGGAAATGGTTTTGGGTCAAACAATGGATTTGGGTCATCAAACGGTGGAATCGACAGCGGTTTTTCGTCTTCCAGTTACGACGATTGCGTTTGCGTGCCGTACGAGCAGTGTCCGACTGTTGATCAGCTCGGACGAAAGGATGACCTCTACCTAGCCATAGACCCGAGGAATCTTGGTAAAAATATTGAGGCAGAAACCGTTGAGGCTGTTCTAACCGATGGAAATGGTACAATGAGCGTTGTCCGAGTACCTAAAGGAGTAAACGTCACGGAAGAGGCTGAGCACACGATGGAAGAGAACAAGAAAGCGTTGGAAGCAAATGCTGAGAAAACTGACAATAAAGATGAAACGAAGAGGTCCAAGAGAGACGTTAAAGAAGTCGCAGACGAGAAAGTCAAGAAAACCGACGCACAAGGG CGGCTGGTCGTCGGCGACCTGGACTCCTCGAAATTGAACCTGAAGCCGACCTGGGGCGTCAGTTTTGGACTGCCACAAGGAGGAGCCGGCTACCCAATAAACCCCTACGGCGGAGATTCGCTAGTAAATCCCTACCCGGGTTACGGGGGCGGAAGTCAGGGTCTGAACCTCGGGCTGGTCTCAGTGAATCCGTTAGTTGCAGTTCAAGTGACAAAAGACGAGTACGGTGATAAGGTAGTCAAGCCGTTCGTCAACCTCCACGTCACTCCGAATCACGGACTAGTCAACAAGCTCGGCGACCTTCTCAGCTACAAGAAACAAATCCTCCTTGGGAAACCAGGCGGCCATTATTACCCGCAGCAATACCCCATAGGACCCCCTATATACGAAAAGCCATTCGGTCACCACTACCCGAGTCACGGGGGCGGCTTCGGTGTAGTTTATCCCAGTAGGCCACACTACCACCATCAACCCGTGTACAAGCCCCATTATTCCGAGGGTCCTTATGGTCAGCCCGGCTTTGGTCAAGGCCCTGGTGGATATTACCGCGAGGACAACGACAACGACTACGATTACTCCGGCGAATACGGTGATTACACCGAGGACTACTACAGGAATGTGAGAGCAAACGATACCCAGAAAAACGTCGGGGCttacaatgaaaaattgcagaGCAGTTACGATAGCGCAGAAAATGATTGGAACCCGTCGTCGTCATCGAGAGCGCAGAATGTTCAGTCTCAAAAGAAAGGGGACGAACGCGGGGGGCGAGTAGCTTTCCCGGAAaggcgaaaacgcgatgttaaCCAAGTCGAACAACTGGCTCAGGAG AGACAATTTGGACGTCCACCAGTGTGCGGACCACGTCACGTGTGCTGTCGTAAGCAACAGATAAACTCTGGAAGGCCCAGTCGCAACGGACAATGTGGAGTCCGCAACAGCCAGGGTATAAATGGGCGTATAAAGACCCCATCCCACATTGATGGAGACTCTGAATTCg GCGAGTATCCTTGGCAAGTAGCAATCCTCAAGAAAGACCCCAGCGAGAGCGTTTACGTCTGCGGTGGTACCTTGATCGGTCCCCGTCACATATTGACAGCGGCTCATTGCATAAAAACTCACAATGGACGAGACCTCAGGGCGCGTCTTGGAGAATGGGACGTGAATCATGACGTTGAATTTTTCCCGTACATCGAACGCGACATAGTCAGTGTGATAGTGCATCCGGAATTCTACGCTGGTACCCTCTACAATGACCTCGCAATCCTGAAGCTCGACCATGACATCGACTTTGAAAGGAATCCACACATCAGTCCGGCCTGCCTCCCAAATAGACACGATGACTTCACCGGCACCAG GTGCTGGACCACGGGATGGGGAAAGGACGCCTTTGGTGACTTTGGAAAGTACCAAAACATCCTGAAGGAAGTCGACGTTCCAGTACTCAGCAACGCGGTCTGCGAGAACCAAATGCGAAAGACCAGATTGGGGTACAGCTTCAATTTGCATCCAGGTTTCATATGTGCTGGTGGTGAGGAAGGAAAGGATGCCTGCAAGGGTGACGGCGGTGGCCCGATGGTCTGCGAACGTCAAGGTCGCTGGCAGTTGGCTGGTGTCGTATCCTGGGGAATTGGATGCGGTCAGGCAGGAGTTCCCGGGGTTTACGCGAGAGTATCGCACTATCTTGACTGGATCCGACAGATTACGAGCCAGTTCTAA
- the LOC124405853 gene encoding uncharacterized protein LOC124405853 isoform X2 produces the protein MWRVILVSLLAQCLCADQVSYGTSSFLQSSSSSNQQQHQQQWSWQDTGKDLLAAANTEQEEAFHPVTFNAPDALQQGQQQSDLQNVDTNYPQYNPNVQQDSSGVAEAFEQHGIQSGRNLEGYDEVYSDPNVKSALQLGNDTVARAYIKDKLCSLGLMNCDNPEGRRPYYSPHRDIQPQEIIYAQPVTIKPVGRPLPAIPVKRPYGPPRPVPVPPGFSSGPPGPIYSGPSGPFNGPPGSFSGPPPSFSGPSYGPPPSFSGPYSGFKKPGPIYDSKPIYEGGSSFDGGLEYEDKFIDKKQLVLNQGLGSGVQQHVHHHYHHGEDANNGGKAPTVVVNNPGVVSGTPGSIIGPGPVGNNGFNNYGYGHGGGSYGSGGGFGNSFNEFESFKKEFKIKTPSSGNNLIGSGSSNYADRYPSYEKPRQDPAFSTGNINKGFSTNNYETGKQFNSGFGNSQYDSSSSSSYNGFGSSNSFGSNSNNFGSNSNGNFGSGNGFGSNNGFGSSNGGIDSGFSSSSYDDCVCVPYEQCPTVDQLGRKDDLYLAIDPRNLGKNIEAETVEAVLTDGNGTMSVVRVPKGVNVTEEAEHTMEENKKALEANAEKTDNKDETKRSKRDVKEVADEKVKKTDAQGRLVVGDLDSSKLNLKPTWGVSFGLPQGGAGYPINPYGGDSLVNPYPGYGGGSQGLNLGLVSVNPLVAVQVTKDEYGDKVVKPFVNLHVTPNHGLVNKLGDLLSYKKQILLGKPGGHYYPQQYPIGPPIYEKPFGHHYPSHGGGFGVVYPSRPHYHHQPVYKPHYSEGPYGQPGFGQGPGGYYREDNDNDYDYSGEYGDYTEDYYRNVRANDTQKNVGAYNEKLQSSYDSAENDWNPSSSSRAQNVQSQKKGDERGGRVAFPERRKRDVNQVEQLAQERQFGRPPVCGPRHVCCRKQQINSGRPSRNGQCGVRNSQGINGRIKTPSHIDGDSEFGEYPWQVAILKKDPSESVYVCGGTLIGPRHILTAAHCIKTHNGRDLRARLGEWDVNHDVEFFPYIERDIVSVIVHPEFYAGTLYNDLAILKLDHDIDFERNPHISPACLPNRHDDFTGTRCWTTGWGKDAFGDFGKYQNILKEVDVPVLSNAVCENQMRKTRLGYSFNLHPGFICAGGEEGKDACKGDGGGPMVCERQGRWQLAGVVSWGIGCGQAGVPGVYARVSHYLDWIRQITSQF, from the exons ATGTGGCGAGTTATACTGGTGAGCCTGCTGGCGCAGTGCTTGTGTGCTGATCAAGTTTCATACGGCACATCATCGTTCCTCCAAAGTTCCTCATCTTCAAaccaacaacaacatcaacaGCAATGGTCGTGGCAAGATACGGGTAAGGACCTGCTCGCTGCAGCGAACACAGAACAGGAAGAGGCCTTTCACCCAGTGACCTTCAATGCACCTGATGCCCTCCAGCAAGGACAACAGCAAAGTGATCTGCAGAACGTCGATACGAACTATCCACAGTACAACCCCAATGTACAGCAAGATAGTAGCGGTGTGGCTGAGGCCTTTGAACAGCATGGCATTCAATCG GGTCGCAACTTGGAAGGCTACGACGAAGTATACTCAGATCCGAACGTAAAAAGCGCTCTTCAACTTGGCAATGACACCGTAGCACGTGCCTACATCAAGGATAAGCTGTGCTCGCTTGGCCTCATGAAC tGTGACAATCCCGAAGGAAGACGTCCATATTACTCTCCACACAGAGACATCCAGCCACAGGAAATCATTTACGCACAACCTGTCACCATCAAACCTGTTGGAAGGCCTCTTCCCGCAATTCCAGTGAAACGCCCGTACGGACCACCGAGGCCAGTGCCTGTTCCTCCAGGCTTTAGCTCTGGTCCTCCGGGACCGATATACTCTGGACCATCAGGGCCCTTCAATGGACCTCCTGGATCCTTTTCTGGACCACCCCCGTCATTCTCAGGACCGAGCTATGGACCTCCGCCCAGTTTTAGTGGCCCGTACTCGGGCTTCAAGAAGCCGGGACCAATCTATGACTCCAAACCCATCTACGAGGGTGGATCTTCATTCGATGGAGGGCTTGAGTACGAAGACAAGTTCATTGACAAGAAACAACTCGTCCTTAATCAGGGATTGGGGTCCGGAGTGCAGCAACATGTCCATCACCACTACCATCATGGTGAAGATGCCAACAACGGAGGCAAGGCTCCAACTGTTGTGGTCAACAACCCTGGCGTAGTGTCTGGGACTCCCGGTTCCATCATTGGACCTGGTCCCGTTGGTAATAACGGATTTAATAATTACGGATACGGACATGGGGGTGGCAGTTACGGTAGCGGCGGGGGATTCGGGAACTCCTTCAATGAGttcgaaagtttcaaaaaagagTTCAAAATCAAGACTCCGTCCTCTGGCAACAATCTGATCGGCTCTGGAAGTAGCAATTACGCGGATAGATATCCGAGCTACGAAAAACCGCGACAGGATCCAGCCTTCAGCACTGGCAATATTAACAAAGGATTCTCAACAAACAATTACGAGACCGGCAAGCAGTTCAATTCCGGATTTGGCAACAGCCAATACGACTCCAGTTCATCGTCATCGTATAACGGTTTCGGGTCCAGCAACAGTTTCGGGTCAAATAGCAACAACTTTGGGTCTAACAGTAACGGAAACTTCGGATCCGGAAATGGTTTTGGGTCAAACAATGGATTTGGGTCATCAAACGGTGGAATCGACAGCGGTTTTTCGTCTTCCAGTTACGACGATTGCGTTTGCGTGCCGTACGAGCAGTGTCCGACTGTTGATCAGCTCGGACGAAAGGATGACCTCTACCTAGCCATAGACCCGAGGAATCTTGGTAAAAATATTGAGGCAGAAACCGTTGAGGCTGTTCTAACCGATGGAAATGGTACAATGAGCGTTGTCCGAGTACCTAAAGGAGTAAACGTCACGGAAGAGGCTGAGCACACGATGGAAGAGAACAAGAAAGCGTTGGAAGCAAATGCTGAGAAAACTGACAATAAAGATGAAACGAAGAGGTCCAAGAGAGACGTTAAAGAAGTCGCAGACGAGAAAGTCAAGAAAACCGACGCACAAGGG CGGCTGGTCGTCGGCGACCTGGACTCCTCGAAATTGAACCTGAAGCCGACCTGGGGCGTCAGTTTTGGACTGCCACAAGGAGGAGCCGGCTACCCAATAAACCCCTACGGCGGAGATTCGCTAGTAAATCCCTACCCGGGTTACGGGGGCGGAAGTCAGGGTCTGAACCTCGGGCTGGTCTCAGTGAATCCGTTAGTTGCAGTTCAAGTGACAAAAGACGAGTACGGTGATAAGGTAGTCAAGCCGTTCGTCAACCTCCACGTCACTCCGAATCACGGACTAGTCAACAAGCTCGGCGACCTTCTCAGCTACAAGAAACAAATCCTCCTTGGGAAACCAGGCGGCCATTATTACCCGCAGCAATACCCCATAGGACCCCCTATATACGAAAAGCCATTCGGTCACCACTACCCGAGTCACGGGGGCGGCTTCGGTGTAGTTTATCCCAGTAGGCCACACTACCACCATCAACCCGTGTACAAGCCCCATTATTCCGAGGGTCCTTATGGTCAGCCCGGCTTTGGTCAAGGCCCTGGTGGATATTACCGCGAGGACAACGACAACGACTACGATTACTCCGGCGAATACGGTGATTACACCGAGGACTACTACAGGAATGTGAGAGCAAACGATACCCAGAAAAACGTCGGGGCttacaatgaaaaattgcagaGCAGTTACGATAGCGCAGAAAATGATTGGAACCCGTCGTCGTCATCGAGAGCGCAGAATGTTCAGTCTCAAAAGAAAGGGGACGAACGCGGGGGGCGAGTAGCTTTCCCGGAAaggcgaaaacgcgatgttaaCCAAGTCGAACAACTGGCTCAGGAG AGACAATTTGGACGTCCACCAGTGTGCGGACCACGTCACGTGTGCTGTCGTAAGCAACAGATAAACTCTGGAAGGCCCAGTCGCAACGGACAATGTGGAGTCCGCAACAGCCAGGGTATAAATGGGCGTATAAAGACCCCATCCCACATTGATGGAGACTCTGAATTCg GCGAGTATCCTTGGCAAGTAGCAATCCTCAAGAAAGACCCCAGCGAGAGCGTTTACGTCTGCGGTGGTACCTTGATCGGTCCCCGTCACATATTGACAGCGGCTCATTGCATAAAAACTCACAATGGACGAGACCTCAGGGCGCGTCTTGGAGAATGGGACGTGAATCATGACGTTGAATTTTTCCCGTACATCGAACGCGACATAGTCAGTGTGATAGTGCATCCGGAATTCTACGCTGGTACCCTCTACAATGACCTCGCAATCCTGAAGCTCGACCATGACATCGACTTTGAAAGGAATCCACACATCAGTCCGGCCTGCCTCCCAAATAGACACGATGACTTCACCGGCACCAG GTGCTGGACCACGGGATGGGGAAAGGACGCCTTTGGTGACTTTGGAAAGTACCAAAACATCCTGAAGGAAGTCGACGTTCCAGTACTCAGCAACGCGGTCTGCGAGAACCAAATGCGAAAGACCAGATTGGGGTACAGCTTCAATTTGCATCCAGGTTTCATATGTGCTGGTGGTGAGGAAGGAAAGGATGCCTGCAAGGGTGACGGCGGTGGCCCGATGGTCTGCGAACGTCAAGGTCGCTGGCAGTTGGCTGGTGTCGTATCCTGGGGAATTGGATGCGGTCAGGCAGGAGTTCCCGGGGTTTACGCGAGAGTATCGCACTATCTTGACTGGATCCGACAGATTACGAGCCAGTTCTAA
- the LOC124405855 gene encoding N-alpha-acetyltransferase 11, with the protein MSINIRCATTEDLLNMQHCNLQCLPENYQMKYYLYHALSWPQLSYVAEDEKRRIVGYVLAKMEEDCEDNPHGHITSLAVKRSHRRLGIAQKLMNQASRAMVECFGAKYVSLHVRRSNRAALNLYTSSLQFEVSEVEPKYYADGEDAYAMKRDLSSFHQEKNHAKDKIAKDGTAHTHSGGCCDYEHS; encoded by the coding sequence ATGTCAATAAACATACGTTGTGCTACGACGGAGGATTTGTTGAACATGCAACACTGTAATCTTCAGTGTTTGCCAGAAAATTATCAGATGAAGTATTACCTCTACCACGCGCTTTCTTGGCCACAACTTAGCTACGTTGCGGAGGATGAAAAGCGTCGAATAGTTGGCTATGTACTGGCGAAGATGGAAGAGGACTGCGAGGACAATCCCCATGGGCACATAACCAGCTTGGCGGTAAAGAGGTCGCACAGGAGGCTGGGCATTGCTCAAAAACTGATGAATCAGGCGTCAAGAGCAATGGTGGAGTGCTTTGGAGCGAAGTACGTTTCTCTTCACGTTAGGAGAAGCAACAGAGCTGCCTTAAATCTCTACACAAGCAGTCTGCAGTTTGAAGTCTCTGAAGTTGAGCCAAAATATTACGCCGACGGCGAGGATGCCTATGCAATGAAAAGGGACCTGAGCAGTTTtcatcaagaaaaaaatcatgcgaAGGATAAAATCGCCAAAGATGGCACAGCGCACACTCATTCTGGTGGATGCTGTGACTACGAACACTCTTGA